Proteins encoded in a region of the bacterium genome:
- the rbfA gene encoding 30S ribosome-binding factor RbfA, whose translation MKQRARRISEMIQREIGQIINFEMRDPRMKNLTITGVQLSDDLGYAKIYYVTTGTEAELKQVKETLLHAQGFLRTKLGERIDMKYVPQIKFFFDDSLAHSARMDELFREIKTGE comes from the coding sequence ATGAAACAACGAGCCAGGCGAATTTCAGAAATGATCCAACGCGAGATCGGACAGATCATTAATTTTGAAATGCGCGATCCGAGGATGAAAAACCTTACCATTACCGGCGTACAATTAAGTGATGATTTAGGATATGCTAAAATTTATTACGTAACGACCGGAACGGAAGCGGAGTTGAAACAGGTTAAAGAGACGCTGCTCCATGCACAAGGATTTCTCAGGACTAAATTAGGCGAGCGTATCGACATGAAATACGTTCCGCAAATTAAATTTTTCTTTGACGACAGTTTAGCCCATTCTGCACGTATGGACGAATTATTCAGGGAAATAAAAACCGGTGAATAA
- the nusA gene encoding transcription termination factor NusA — MNYNTEIVDAFSQIAKEKNIEKDELNLIIEDIFKMMIKKKYGTSDNFDVVINLEKAAIEIYQTKKVVEEVNDPIMEIDIDAARRVEPEMEVGDDFIDVVDPASFGRRLIINARQTLNQKIRDIERKLLFDEFSNRMGEIVVGEIRQINRNEIYVSFERTELVMPKNEQIANERYKRGETIRAIIKEVVDDPRGPRIIVSRSEPMFLIRLFENEVPEIYDGIIEIKAIARDPGERTKIAVFSNDKRIDAVGACVGMKGVRIQAIVKELNNEKIDIISWNSDPEILISRALSPAKPLRIEVDSNDRKALAVINDDEMSIAVGRHGQNINLASRLTGYEIQTIKYSELSADTEEKEETTEISEDEVVSEEEVDQTQENAMDEEVVQDEKMSEEEITEETLINDIKGVAKAAAEKFAEAGFVKLGDITNTDDLKKVEGVSDKSMNKLISTLNKLQVKE, encoded by the coding sequence ATGAACTACAATACTGAAATTGTAGATGCGTTTTCGCAAATTGCCAAAGAAAAAAATATTGAAAAGGACGAGCTCAATCTGATCATCGAAGACATTTTCAAAATGATGATCAAGAAAAAATACGGAACGAGTGACAATTTTGACGTTGTGATCAATTTGGAAAAGGCCGCCATCGAGATTTACCAGACTAAAAAAGTCGTAGAAGAAGTTAACGATCCGATTATGGAAATTGATATCGACGCTGCCCGCCGAGTTGAACCGGAAATGGAAGTGGGCGATGATTTTATTGACGTCGTCGATCCTGCGAGTTTCGGCCGTCGCTTGATTATCAACGCCCGACAGACGCTAAACCAAAAAATCCGCGACATTGAACGTAAACTTCTTTTCGATGAGTTTTCTAACCGTATGGGAGAAATCGTTGTCGGAGAAATTCGCCAGATCAACCGGAATGAGATTTATGTTAGTTTCGAACGCACCGAGCTCGTGATGCCGAAAAACGAACAAATAGCCAACGAACGCTACAAGCGCGGTGAAACTATCCGCGCAATCATCAAAGAAGTAGTCGATGATCCTCGCGGTCCACGTATCATAGTATCGCGTTCAGAACCGATGTTTTTGATCCGGCTTTTTGAAAATGAAGTACCGGAAATTTATGATGGCATTATCGAAATCAAAGCTATTGCGCGCGACCCGGGTGAACGCACTAAAATTGCCGTTTTTTCAAATGATAAACGTATTGATGCTGTTGGAGCTTGTGTCGGCATGAAAGGCGTTCGTATTCAGGCGATAGTTAAAGAATTGAACAACGAAAAAATTGACATTATTAGCTGGAATTCCGATCCCGAAATTTTAATTTCCCGCGCTTTGAGTCCGGCCAAACCGCTTCGTATCGAAGTGGACAGCAATGATCGCAAAGCGCTTGCCGTGATCAATGATGATGAAATGTCGATTGCCGTCGGACGCCATGGACAAAATATCAATCTGGCTTCGCGGCTAACCGGTTATGAAATCCAGACTATCAAATATTCCGAATTGAGTGCTGATACCGAAGAAAAAGAAGAAACGACTGAAATATCAGAAGACGAAGTCGTATCCGAGGAAGAAGTTGATCAAACACAAGAAAACGCTATGGACGAAGAAGTCGTTCAAGACGAAAAGATGAGCGAGGAAGAGATTACAGAAGAAACATTGATCAATGACATTAAAGGTGTGGCCAAAGCGGCCGCTGAAAAATTCGCCGAAGCCGGTTTTGTTAAGCTCGGCGATATTACTAATACGGATGATTTAAAGAAAGTAGAAGGTGTTTCGGATAAATCCATGAATAAACTCATCAGTACGTTGAACAAATTACAAGTTAAAGAATAA
- the infB gene encoding translation initiation factor IF-2 produces the protein MAKTGKKIFQLAKELLVGHAEIIEFLQKNGFKSVKSHMSAVDDEMLEKIMARFSKEKKHAESYQKQKKKDKKEEEQPTLFEQPTTAVETKEETPVTPIEEIQPVTLESEKEETPVAEIATEVKAETKTDVKIDHRVGVPLRGTDLRTDETTDKKEAVVDIGKKKVDLLESLKSSQKSIEEFKHAFEKARQQLERQAMKDETGGDARNKKKKKGKGDDEPDVLAVEEKSGRHKKKKRKKTKIDEKDVEAAIRETLAKMEDSKTLGEERQLRKKRKRAEREAEEMETTEEEINILKVQEYISAHELADLMEVEVAEVIKTCLSLGLIVSINQRLDMDTITLVASEFGYQIEKAEAFDTEELEEEEEEIEKEMKPRAPIVTIMGHVDHGKTSLLDYIRRANVVAGEAGGITQHIGAYEVELQDKRRITFLDTPGHEAFTAMRARGAQVTDIVVIVVAADDSVMPQTVEAINHAQAANVPIIIAINKVDKPEANPTRIRTQLSEKNILVEDWGGKYQCVEISAKKGLNVEQLLEKILLEAEVMELKAAINVRCKGTVVESRLDKGRGATATILVEEGTLSVGEPFLCGIFAGRVKAMFDERGNTLKKVGPSQPVQLIGFDGTPQAGDQFVVTKNEKIAREMAIKRQQLKREQDHRRVRLMTLDEISKQVREGKVENLPIILKADVDGSAEALSDSIQRLSTGEVKVNIIHRGVGVITESDVLLAAASNAIIIGFHVRPNLNARKLAEKENIDIRYYNIIYDCIEDIRKALEGLLEPEFEDKVTGTVEIREIFKISKVGTIAGCYVLDGKINRTQPIRLLRNGEVVHEGKLASLKRFKDDAREVAAGFECGLTIDNYNDIKAGDVVECYERVETKRTLTV, from the coding sequence ATGGCGAAAACAGGTAAAAAGATTTTTCAGTTAGCTAAAGAACTGCTGGTCGGCCATGCGGAGATTATCGAGTTTCTCCAGAAAAACGGATTTAAATCCGTGAAAAGCCACATGAGTGCTGTGGACGATGAGATGCTCGAAAAAATCATGGCACGTTTCAGTAAAGAGAAGAAACACGCCGAAAGTTATCAAAAACAGAAGAAAAAAGATAAGAAAGAAGAAGAACAGCCGACGCTTTTCGAGCAGCCTACAACGGCTGTCGAAACGAAAGAAGAAACGCCGGTTACTCCCATTGAAGAAATTCAACCGGTAACGCTTGAATCTGAAAAAGAGGAAACGCCGGTTGCTGAAATTGCAACGGAAGTCAAAGCTGAGACTAAAACCGATGTTAAGATTGATCATCGTGTCGGAGTGCCCTTACGTGGAACTGATTTGCGCACGGATGAAACTACGGATAAAAAAGAAGCCGTTGTCGATATCGGGAAGAAAAAAGTCGACTTGCTTGAATCACTTAAGTCGTCGCAAAAATCAATTGAAGAATTTAAACATGCATTTGAGAAAGCTCGCCAACAGTTGGAACGTCAGGCCATGAAGGACGAAACAGGCGGCGACGCACGGAATAAGAAAAAGAAAAAAGGAAAAGGCGATGATGAACCGGATGTGTTAGCGGTTGAAGAAAAATCCGGACGCCACAAAAAGAAAAAACGTAAAAAAACCAAAATCGACGAAAAAGACGTTGAGGCCGCCATTCGTGAAACTCTGGCGAAGATGGAAGATTCCAAAACACTCGGTGAAGAACGCCAGTTACGCAAAAAACGCAAACGGGCTGAACGTGAAGCTGAAGAAATGGAAACGACCGAAGAAGAAATCAATATTCTCAAGGTGCAGGAATATATATCCGCACATGAACTGGCCGATCTCATGGAAGTGGAAGTTGCGGAAGTTATTAAAACCTGTTTGTCGCTGGGATTGATCGTATCCATCAACCAACGTCTGGATATGGACACGATTACATTGGTCGCCAGTGAATTCGGATACCAGATTGAAAAAGCGGAAGCTTTTGATACGGAAGAATTGGAAGAAGAGGAAGAAGAGATTGAAAAAGAAATGAAGCCGCGAGCGCCGATCGTGACGATCATGGGTCACGTTGACCATGGGAAAACCTCGTTGCTCGATTATATACGCCGTGCCAACGTAGTAGCAGGGGAAGCGGGAGGAATTACTCAGCACATTGGTGCGTATGAAGTTGAATTACAAGATAAGCGCAGAATTACATTTTTGGACACGCCGGGTCACGAAGCTTTTACAGCCATGCGCGCGCGCGGTGCACAGGTTACGGATATCGTTGTCATTGTTGTTGCTGCAGACGACAGCGTTATGCCGCAAACCGTCGAAGCGATCAACCACGCTCAGGCGGCTAACGTACCGATTATTATTGCCATCAATAAAGTTGATAAGCCCGAAGCAAATCCGACGCGTATCCGCACGCAACTATCGGAGAAGAATATCCTGGTTGAAGACTGGGGCGGTAAATATCAATGTGTTGAAATTTCTGCCAAAAAAGGACTTAACGTTGAACAACTGCTCGAAAAAATTCTGCTTGAAGCGGAAGTGATGGAATTGAAAGCTGCCATCAATGTCCGTTGTAAGGGAACGGTCGTTGAATCGCGATTGGACAAGGGTCGGGGCGCCACGGCGACGATTTTGGTCGAAGAAGGAACGTTGTCTGTCGGTGAACCATTTCTCTGCGGTATTTTTGCAGGACGTGTTAAAGCGATGTTCGATGAGCGGGGAAATACGCTCAAAAAAGTCGGCCCTTCACAACCGGTTCAGTTGATAGGATTCGACGGTACGCCACAAGCGGGCGATCAATTTGTAGTGACCAAGAACGAAAAAATTGCCCGTGAAATGGCCATCAAACGTCAACAATTGAAGCGAGAGCAGGATCATCGTCGTGTTCGTCTGATGACGCTGGATGAGATTTCCAAACAAGTTCGTGAAGGCAAGGTTGAAAATCTGCCGATTATTCTCAAAGCCGACGTGGACGGTTCGGCCGAGGCGCTCAGCGATTCGATCCAGCGTCTGTCGACTGGTGAAGTGAAAGTTAATATTATTCACCGCGGTGTCGGCGTGATCACAGAATCCGACGTACTTCTTGCTGCGGCGTCTAATGCCATTATCATAGGATTCCATGTACGACCGAATCTCAATGCCCGTAAATTGGCTGAAAAAGAAAATATCGATATCCGGTACTACAATATTATTTACGACTGCATTGAAGATATTCGCAAAGCGCTGGAAGGCTTGCTTGAACCTGAATTCGAAGATAAGGTTACCGGAACTGTTGAAATTCGTGAAATCTTTAAGATTTCAAAAGTTGGAACTATTGCCGGATGCTATGTCCTTGACGGAAAGATCAACCGCACGCAGCCTATACGGCTCTTGCGCAATGGTGAAGTTGTACACGAAGGTAAACTGGCTTCACTCAAACGTTTTAAGGACGACGCGCGTGAAGTTGCTGCAGGATTTGAATGCGGGCTTACTATTGACAACTACAATGACATTAAGGCCGGCGACGTGGTAGAATGTTACGAGCGTGTTGAAACCAAACGTACTTTAACGGTGTGA
- a CDS encoding DUF503 domain-containing protein — MLVGVCKLELFIHSSGSLKEKRFVVKSIKDKVMHKFNVSIAEVDHLDKWQLACLGIATVTNEHKMIDNTFSEIFRLIEQRGDVEITSRTIDIY; from the coding sequence ATGTTAGTTGGTGTATGCAAGCTGGAACTGTTCATTCATTCCAGCGGATCGCTCAAGGAAAAAAGATTTGTCGTCAAAAGCATCAAAGACAAAGTGATGCATAAGTTCAACGTGTCAATTGCCGAAGTAGATCATCTGGATAAATGGCAATTGGCTTGTTTAGGTATAGCAACCGTGACGAATGAACATAAAATGATTGACAATACTTTTTCTGAGATATTTCGGCTGATTGAACAGCGTGGCGATGTTGAAATCACGTCACGAACGATTGATATTTATTAA